The following are from one region of the Streptomyces changanensis genome:
- the glxA gene encoding radical copper oxidase GlxA — protein MAHRPSGKFRKTLLGGGALVVLAGLNAPAALSFAEEKYHAYKIAQPGYKARYGSWAPVEVPGEYRLNAIHAALLRTGKVLLIAGSGNNQKNFDAGSFRTVLWDPAAGAFEDVDTPEDFFCAGHSQLPDGRLLVAGGTARYEVLDGEVKRAGGAMRVKNESPDKAVTLPKGTVFRSPSGVEYVSRFDVTVPRAKREFAVSYDRGGRMKPWETKVTAAEARVFVEARKEGPEGLTTQAAQYRVVGLTGRDARNVYGLAQKLTTGKQDFQGIRSAYEFDPLAERYVPVAPMKDARWYPTLVTLQDGRVLAVSGLNDVGDVVPGDNEVYDPRTGKWTKGPTRYFPTYPALFLTKGGKLFYTGSNAGYGPADEGRVPGLWDLRRNVFQEIRGIDDPDQLETSASLLLPPVQDQRLMVLGGGGVGESPLSTPRTAIIDLKEESPVFRPGPSLPQGTRYLSSVLLPDDTVFTTGGSSDYRGRGASDVLKAQFYDPAAGTFRPAADPTVGRNYHSEALLLPDGRVATFGSDPLFGNKDGTKLGTFEQRVEVYTPPYLQGDAARRRPVLGAGPRELDRDGRATFRTRDAARITKARLLRPSAVTHTTDVEQRSVELGLTRTADSVTVEAPLDPSLVPPGWYMLFALDAEGRPSVARWIQVPARG, from the coding sequence GCCGGCGGCCCTCTCCTTCGCCGAGGAGAAGTACCACGCCTACAAGATCGCCCAGCCCGGCTACAAGGCGCGGTACGGCTCCTGGGCGCCGGTGGAGGTCCCCGGCGAGTACCGCCTCAACGCCATCCACGCGGCGCTCCTGCGCACCGGCAAGGTCCTGCTGATCGCCGGCTCGGGCAACAACCAGAAGAACTTCGACGCCGGGTCGTTCAGGACCGTCCTGTGGGATCCCGCCGCCGGCGCCTTCGAGGACGTCGACACCCCGGAGGACTTCTTCTGCGCCGGCCACAGCCAGCTCCCGGACGGCCGCCTGCTGGTGGCCGGCGGCACGGCCCGCTACGAGGTCCTGGACGGCGAGGTGAAGCGGGCGGGCGGCGCCATGCGTGTCAAGAACGAGAGCCCCGACAAGGCGGTCACCCTCCCCAAGGGGACCGTCTTCCGCTCGCCCTCGGGCGTCGAGTACGTCTCCCGCTTCGACGTCACCGTGCCCAGGGCGAAGCGCGAGTTCGCGGTCTCCTACGACCGCGGCGGCCGGATGAAGCCCTGGGAGACCAAGGTCACCGCCGCGGAGGCCCGGGTCTTCGTCGAGGCCAGGAAGGAGGGTCCGGAGGGGCTGACGACGCAGGCGGCCCAGTACCGGGTCGTCGGGCTGACCGGCCGGGACGCCCGGAACGTCTACGGCCTCGCGCAGAAGCTCACCACCGGGAAGCAGGACTTCCAGGGCATCAGGTCGGCGTACGAGTTCGACCCGCTCGCCGAGCGGTACGTGCCCGTCGCGCCCATGAAGGACGCCCGCTGGTACCCCACGCTCGTCACCCTCCAGGACGGCCGGGTCCTCGCCGTGTCAGGGCTCAACGACGTCGGCGACGTCGTCCCCGGCGACAACGAGGTCTACGACCCGAGGACCGGGAAGTGGACGAAGGGCCCCACCCGCTACTTCCCGACCTACCCGGCCCTCTTCCTCACGAAGGGCGGCAAGCTCTTCTACACCGGCTCCAACGCCGGCTACGGCCCCGCCGACGAGGGTCGCGTCCCCGGCCTGTGGGACCTGCGCAGGAACGTCTTCCAGGAGATCCGCGGCATCGACGACCCGGACCAGCTGGAGACCTCCGCCTCCCTCCTGCTGCCACCGGTCCAGGACCAGAGGCTGATGGTCCTCGGCGGGGGCGGGGTCGGCGAGTCCCCGTTGTCCACCCCGCGCACGGCGATCATCGACCTCAAGGAGGAGAGCCCCGTCTTCCGCCCCGGCCCCTCCCTCCCGCAGGGCACCCGCTACCTCAGCAGCGTCCTGCTGCCGGACGACACGGTCTTCACCACCGGCGGCTCGTCCGACTACCGCGGGCGCGGCGCCAGCGACGTCCTCAAGGCGCAGTTCTACGACCCCGCGGCGGGCACCTTCCGCCCGGCCGCCGACCCCACCGTCGGCCGCAACTACCACTCCGAGGCGCTGCTGCTGCCGGACGGGCGCGTCGCCACCTTCGGCTCCGACCCGCTCTTCGGGAACAAGGACGGCACCAAGCTCGGCACCTTCGAGCAGCGCGTGGAGGTCTACACCCCGCCCTACCTCCAGGGCGACGCCGCGCGCCGGCGCCCGGTGCTCGGCGCGGGGCCGCGGGAGCTGGACCGCGACGGCCGGGCCACCTTCCGCACCCGGGACGCCGCCCGCATCACCAAGGCCCGGCTGCTGCGCCCCAGCGCCGTCACCCACACCACGGACGTCGAGCAGCGGTCGGTCGAGCTGGGCCTGACGCGCACCGCGGACTCGGTGACCGTCGAGGCGCCCCTCGACCCGAGCCTGGTGCCGCCCGGCTGGTACATGCTGTTCGCCCTGGACGCCGAGGGCCGCCCGTCGGTGGCCCGCTGGATCCAGGTCCCCGCCCGGGGCTGA
- a CDS encoding glycoside hydrolase family 6 protein — protein sequence MSGRRSSSRAPLLLTLTAALAAALPAAGCSPGGAGVGDRAGERPSAASAGRGEAAAPHADSPFWVDPRSDAARQAAAYEAAGRTEDARLMRRIADRPAAVWPAGDDPVPDVTEAVRGAARDGRTVVLVAYDIPQRDCGRYSAGGAPDADAYRAWIDAFAGAVGDAPAVVVLEPDAVPHLVDGCAGGSAEERYRLLSEAVDRLKRQPRTKVYLDAGNPAWIKDPGKLVEPLRRAGAERADGFALNVSNFQTDEVVVAFGKRLSGLLGGLHFTVDSSRNGLGPLSGAEGGEESWCNPPGRALGTPPTVRTGDRLVDAYLWIKRPGESDGTCRGGPAAGTWWPEYALGLARRAADRPARGGPGAAD from the coding sequence ATGTCCGGTCGCCGTTCGTCGTCCCGCGCGCCGCTCCTCCTGACGCTCACCGCCGCCCTCGCCGCCGCGCTCCCCGCCGCAGGCTGCTCGCCCGGCGGCGCGGGGGTCGGCGACAGGGCCGGGGAGCGGCCGTCCGCCGCCTCCGCCGGGCGGGGCGAGGCCGCGGCGCCCCACGCCGACTCCCCCTTCTGGGTCGACCCGCGGAGCGACGCCGCCCGCCAGGCCGCGGCGTACGAGGCGGCCGGCCGGACCGAGGACGCGCGCCTCATGCGGCGCATCGCCGACCGCCCGGCCGCCGTCTGGCCGGCCGGCGACGACCCCGTGCCGGACGTCACCGAGGCGGTGCGCGGCGCCGCCCGCGACGGGCGCACGGTCGTCCTCGTCGCGTACGACATCCCGCAGCGCGACTGCGGCCGGTACTCCGCCGGCGGAGCGCCGGACGCGGACGCCTACCGGGCGTGGATCGACGCCTTCGCCGGGGCCGTCGGCGACGCGCCCGCCGTCGTCGTGCTGGAGCCGGACGCCGTGCCGCACCTGGTGGACGGCTGCGCGGGCGGCTCCGCCGAGGAGCGGTACCGGCTGCTGTCGGAGGCGGTGGACCGGCTGAAGCGGCAACCGCGCACGAAGGTGTACCTGGACGCCGGCAACCCGGCGTGGATCAAGGACCCGGGCAAGCTCGTCGAACCGCTGCGGCGGGCCGGTGCCGAGCGGGCGGACGGCTTCGCGCTGAACGTCTCGAACTTCCAGACCGACGAGGTCGTGGTGGCCTTCGGAAAGCGGCTGTCCGGCCTCCTCGGCGGCCTCCACTTCACCGTCGACAGCAGCCGCAACGGCCTCGGCCCGCTCTCCGGCGCGGAGGGCGGCGAGGAGTCCTGGTGCAACCCGCCCGGCCGCGCCCTGGGCACGCCGCCCACCGTCCGCACCGGCGACCGGCTGGTGGACGCGTACCTGTGGATCAAGCGGCCCGGCGAGTCCGACGGCACCTGCCGGGGCGGCCCCGCGGCGGGCACCTGGTGGCCGGAGTACGCCCTCGGCCTGGCCCGTCGCGCCGCCGACCGACCCGCGCGCGGCGGGCCGGGCGCCGCCGACTGA
- a CDS encoding MarR family winged helix-turn-helix transcriptional regulator — MPKPLSLPFDPIARADELWRQRWGPVPSMGAITSIMRAHQILLAEVDAVVKPYGLTFARYEALVLLTFSKAGELPMSKIGERLMVHPTSVTNTVDRLVRSGLVGKRPNPNDGRGTLAAITEKGREVVEAATADLMAMDFGLGAYDAEECAEIFAMLRPLRVAAGDFDEG; from the coding sequence GTGCCGAAGCCGCTCAGTCTCCCCTTCGACCCCATCGCCCGCGCCGACGAGCTCTGGCGGCAGCGCTGGGGCCCGGTGCCCTCGATGGGCGCGATCACCTCGATCATGCGCGCCCACCAGATCCTGCTGGCCGAGGTCGACGCCGTGGTCAAGCCGTACGGGCTGACCTTCGCGCGGTACGAGGCACTGGTGCTGCTCACCTTCTCCAAGGCGGGCGAGCTGCCCATGTCGAAGATCGGCGAGCGGCTCATGGTCCACCCCACGTCCGTGACCAACACCGTCGACCGGCTGGTCCGCTCCGGTCTCGTGGGCAAGCGCCCCAATCCGAACGACGGCCGCGGCACCCTCGCCGCGATCACGGAGAAGGGGCGCGAGGTGGTCGAGGCCGCCACGGCCGACCTGATGGCCATGGACTTCGGCCTGGGCGCGTACGACGCGGAGGAGTGCGCCGAGATCTTCGCGATGCTGCGGCCGCTGCGGGTGGCGGCGGGCGACTTCGACGAGGGGTGA
- a CDS encoding DUF3817 domain-containing protein — translation MKSSVLTRYRVMAYVTAVMLLVLCTCMVAKYGFGVGEDVTFVVSQTHGVLYIIYLVFAFDLGSKARWPFGKLLWILLSGTIPTAAFFVERKVAREVRPLVVDATPVTAKA, via the coding sequence ATGAAATCCAGCGTGCTGACCCGTTACCGGGTGATGGCCTACGTCACGGCCGTCATGCTCCTCGTGCTCTGTACGTGCATGGTCGCCAAGTACGGCTTCGGCGTGGGTGAGGACGTCACCTTCGTGGTCTCGCAGACCCACGGCGTGCTGTACATCATCTACCTCGTCTTCGCCTTCGACCTGGGCTCCAAGGCCCGCTGGCCGTTCGGCAAGCTGCTGTGGATCCTGCTGAGCGGCACGATCCCCACCGCGGCCTTCTTCGTCGAGCGCAAGGTCGCGCGCGAGGTCCGGCCGCTGGTCGTCGACGCCACGCCGGTCACGGCCAAGGCGTAA
- a CDS encoding acyl-CoA mutase large subunit family protein has translation MDADAIEEGRRRWQARYDAARKRDADFTTLSGDPVEPAYGPRPGDTYDGFERIGWPGEYPFTRGLYATGYRGRTWTIRQFAGFGNAEQTNERYKMILAAGGGGLSVAFDMPTLMGRDSDDPRSLGEVGHCGVAIDTAADMEVLFQGIPLGDVTTSMTISGPAVPVFCMYLVAAERQGVDPSVLNGTLQTDIFKEYIAQKEWLFQPEPHLRLIGDLMEHCAAHIPAYKPLSVSGYHIREAGSTAAQELAYTLADGFGYVELGLSRGLDVDVFGPGLSFFFDAHLDFFEEIAKFRAARRIWARWMKEVYGAKTDKAQWMRFHTQTAGVSLTAQQPYNNVVRTAVEALAAVLGGTNSLHTNALDETLALPSEQAAEIALRTQQVLMEETGVANVADPLGGSWYVEQLTDRIEADAEKIFDQIKERGLRAHPDGRHPIGPMTSGILRGIEDGWFTGEIAEAAFRYQQSLEKGDKKVVGVNCHTGSVTGDLEILRVSHEVEREQVRVLAARKARRDDARVRSALDAMLAAARDGSNMIGPMLDAVRAEATLGEICDVLRDEWGTYTEPAGF, from the coding sequence ATGGACGCTGACGCCATCGAGGAAGGCCGCCGACGCTGGCAGGCCCGCTACGACGCCGCCCGCAAGCGCGACGCCGACTTCACCACGCTCTCCGGCGACCCCGTGGAGCCCGCGTACGGGCCCCGGCCCGGCGACACCTACGACGGCTTCGAGCGGATCGGCTGGCCCGGTGAGTACCCCTTCACCCGCGGCCTGTACGCGACCGGCTACCGGGGCCGCACCTGGACCATCCGCCAGTTCGCCGGCTTCGGCAACGCCGAGCAGACCAACGAGCGGTACAAGATGATCCTCGCGGCGGGCGGCGGCGGCCTCTCCGTCGCCTTCGACATGCCGACGCTCATGGGCCGCGACTCCGACGACCCCCGCTCCCTCGGCGAGGTCGGCCACTGCGGCGTCGCCATCGACACCGCCGCCGACATGGAGGTCCTCTTCCAGGGCATCCCGCTCGGGGACGTCACCACGTCGATGACGATCAGCGGCCCCGCCGTGCCCGTCTTCTGCATGTACCTCGTCGCCGCCGAACGGCAGGGCGTCGACCCGTCCGTCCTCAACGGCACGCTCCAGACGGACATCTTCAAGGAGTACATCGCCCAGAAGGAGTGGCTCTTCCAGCCCGAGCCCCACCTGCGGCTCATCGGCGACCTGATGGAGCACTGCGCGGCGCACATCCCCGCGTACAAGCCCCTGTCGGTCTCCGGCTACCACATCCGCGAGGCCGGCTCGACGGCCGCGCAGGAGCTCGCGTACACCCTCGCCGACGGCTTCGGCTACGTGGAGCTCGGCCTCTCGCGCGGCCTGGACGTCGACGTCTTCGGCCCCGGTCTGTCCTTCTTCTTCGACGCGCACCTCGATTTCTTCGAGGAGATCGCAAAGTTCCGCGCGGCCCGCCGTATCTGGGCCCGCTGGATGAAGGAGGTCTACGGCGCCAAGACGGACAAGGCGCAGTGGATGCGCTTCCACACGCAGACCGCGGGTGTCTCCCTCACCGCCCAGCAGCCCTACAACAACGTCGTGCGCACGGCGGTCGAGGCGCTCGCCGCGGTGCTCGGCGGCACCAACTCCCTGCACACCAACGCCCTCGACGAGACCCTCGCCCTCCCCTCCGAGCAGGCCGCCGAGATCGCCCTGCGCACCCAGCAGGTCCTCATGGAGGAGACCGGCGTCGCCAACGTCGCCGACCCGCTGGGCGGCTCCTGGTACGTCGAGCAGCTCACGGACCGCATCGAGGCGGACGCCGAGAAGATCTTCGACCAGATCAAGGAGCGCGGCCTGCGGGCCCACCCCGACGGCCGGCACCCCATCGGTCCCATGACCTCCGGCATCCTGCGCGGCATCGAGGACGGCTGGTTCACCGGCGAGATCGCCGAGGCCGCCTTCCGCTACCAGCAGTCCCTGGAGAAGGGCGACAAGAAGGTCGTCGGCGTCAACTGCCACACCGGCTCCGTCACCGGCGACCTGGAGATCCTGCGCGTCAGCCACGAGGTGGAGCGCGAGCAGGTCCGCGTCCTCGCCGCCCGAAAGGCCCGGCGCGACGACGCCCGTGTGCGCTCCGCGCTCGACGCGATGCTCGCCGCCGCCCGGGACGGCTCCAACATGATCGGGCCCATGCTCGACGCGGTACGCGCCGAGGCGACCCTCGGCGAGATCTGCGACGTCCTGCGCGACGAGTGGGGGACGTACACCGAACCGGCGGGCTTCTGA
- a CDS encoding GNAT family N-acetyltransferase produces MHVEIREATAGDWPAIWPFFRKIVAAGETFTYPVDLAEDEAGGWWLLEPPHRTVVAVDPAGTVVGTAKMNRNQAGNGAHVASASYMVDPAHGGRGIGRALVRHSLDWARAAGYRGMQFNAVVETNEHAVRLYEDLGFRVVGTVPGAFRHPVRGYTGLHVMYREL; encoded by the coding sequence ATGCACGTCGAGATCCGTGAGGCCACCGCCGGCGACTGGCCCGCCATCTGGCCCTTCTTCCGGAAGATCGTCGCCGCCGGCGAGACCTTCACCTACCCGGTGGACCTCGCCGAGGACGAGGCGGGCGGCTGGTGGCTCCTGGAGCCGCCGCACCGCACGGTCGTCGCGGTCGACCCGGCCGGCACGGTCGTGGGGACGGCGAAGATGAACCGCAACCAGGCCGGCAACGGCGCGCACGTCGCCAGCGCCAGCTACATGGTCGACCCGGCCCACGGCGGGCGCGGCATCGGACGGGCCCTCGTCCGCCACAGCCTCGACTGGGCCCGGGCGGCGGGGTACCGGGGCATGCAGTTCAACGCCGTCGTGGAGACCAACGAGCACGCGGTACGGCTCTACGAGGACCTGGGGTTCCGGGTCGTCGGCACCGTCCCGGGGGCCTTCCGCCACCCGGTGCGCGGCTACACCGGCCTGCACGTGATGTACCGGGAGCTGTGA
- a CDS encoding TetR/AcrR family transcriptional regulator — protein MCSRPAATPPTGPGRPGRPRSAAADTAILEATRAALVELGWSKLSMSDVATRAGVAKTTLYRRWAGKNELVVDAVAVLFDELELPDRGSLAADVEGVVRQFAALLERPEAKTALMAVVAESTRDEPLRERIRTSIVERQKRLVLQGRARAQARGELPPPAEGQEGGGTADGTDDLIFDVIAGAVVHRALVSGEPVDREWARRFTALLLGGLAAVSPD, from the coding sequence ATGTGCAGCCGCCCCGCCGCCACTCCCCCCACCGGCCCCGGCCGCCCCGGGCGTCCGCGCAGCGCCGCGGCGGACACCGCGATCCTGGAGGCGACCCGCGCGGCCCTGGTCGAGCTGGGCTGGTCCAAGCTGTCGATGAGCGACGTCGCCACCCGCGCGGGCGTCGCCAAGACCACCCTGTACCGGCGCTGGGCGGGCAAGAACGAGCTCGTCGTGGACGCCGTCGCCGTCCTCTTCGACGAGCTGGAGCTCCCCGACCGGGGCAGTCTCGCGGCGGACGTCGAGGGCGTGGTGCGCCAGTTCGCCGCGCTGCTGGAGCGGCCGGAGGCGAAGACGGCGTTGATGGCCGTCGTCGCCGAGTCGACCCGCGACGAGCCGCTGCGCGAGCGGATCCGCACCTCGATCGTCGAACGGCAGAAGCGCCTCGTCCTGCAGGGCAGGGCCCGCGCCCAGGCCCGGGGGGAGCTGCCCCCGCCCGCCGAGGGCCAGGAGGGCGGCGGCACGGCGGACGGCACGGACGACCTGATCTTCGACGTGATCGCGGGCGCGGTGGTCCACCGGGCGCTGGTGAGCGGGGAGCCCGTCGACCGGGAGTGGGCCCGGCGGTTCACGGCGCTGCTCCTCGGCGGACTCGCCGCCGTCTCCCCCGACTGA
- a CDS encoding tetratricopeptide repeat protein, which produces MQPRNMSMSGVVDLAAVKAATEAKAKAEQSRAQASREGGSGAVPPSALVIDVDEAGFERDVIQRSAEVPVVIDFWAEWCEPCKQLGPLLERLTVEYGGRVLLAKVDVDANQMLMQQFGIQGIPAVFAVVAGQALPLFQGAAPEAQIRQTLDQLVQVAEQRFGLTGLVVDAEGEGPGAGAAAVPAGPYDALLEAAVRALDANDIPGAVQAYKNVLVDDPGNTEAKLGLAQAELLGRVQGADPQQVRKNAADDPADVPAQLAAADLDLVGGHVEDAFGRLVDTVRRTAGDDRDAARVRLLELFEVIGSDDPRVIKARGDLARVLF; this is translated from the coding sequence ATGCAGCCTAGGAACATGTCCATGAGCGGCGTCGTCGACCTCGCCGCGGTGAAGGCGGCCACAGAGGCCAAGGCGAAGGCGGAGCAGTCCCGCGCGCAGGCGTCCCGGGAGGGCGGCTCCGGCGCCGTGCCCCCGTCCGCCCTGGTGATCGACGTCGACGAGGCCGGCTTCGAGCGCGACGTCATCCAGCGGTCGGCCGAGGTGCCGGTCGTCATCGACTTCTGGGCCGAGTGGTGCGAGCCCTGCAAGCAGCTCGGGCCGCTGCTGGAGCGCCTGACCGTCGAGTACGGCGGCCGCGTCCTCCTGGCGAAGGTCGACGTCGACGCCAACCAGATGCTCATGCAGCAGTTCGGGATCCAGGGGATCCCGGCGGTCTTCGCGGTCGTCGCCGGTCAGGCGCTGCCGCTCTTCCAGGGCGCGGCGCCCGAGGCCCAGATCCGCCAGACCCTCGACCAGCTGGTCCAGGTCGCCGAGCAGCGCTTCGGCCTCACCGGTCTGGTCGTCGACGCGGAGGGCGAGGGCCCCGGGGCCGGCGCCGCCGCCGTGCCGGCCGGGCCGTACGACGCCCTGCTGGAGGCGGCGGTGCGCGCGCTGGACGCGAACGACATCCCGGGCGCCGTCCAGGCGTACAAGAACGTCCTGGTCGACGACCCCGGCAACACCGAGGCGAAGCTGGGCCTCGCCCAGGCCGAACTCCTCGGCCGCGTGCAGGGCGCGGACCCGCAGCAGGTCCGCAAGAACGCCGCCGACGACCCCGCCGACGTGCCGGCGCAGCTCGCCGCCGCCGACCTGGACCTGGTGGGCGGACACGTCGAGGACGCCTTCGGGCGGCTCGTCGACACCGTGCGGCGCACGGCCGGTGACGACCGCGACGCGGCGCGGGTGCGGCTGCTGGAGCTGTTCGAGGTCATCGGTTCCGACGACCCGCGCGTGATCAAGGCCCGCGGCGACCTGGCGCGCGTGCTGTTCTGA
- a CDS encoding DUF6230 family protein gives MQSQMRGGTRWKRFAVVMVPGVAATAAIGVGLAQGALAASFAVSGQEFKVTAEYLDGRGFAQYGGVDMGYANVKEGDQVVPRPVAISTFKNARITNMCQSVVTPDVPVFGKITLKLKAGEDPKNPVVAENLYLDVTDLKADAEFDNIDIGMAAKDTGQGGKFAKGPVVKDHNINQNGFAQQATRAQLRNVEQRAWATTAASFKLSGLSMKLLKGDGPGVECY, from the coding sequence ATGCAGTCCCAGATGCGCGGTGGGACCAGATGGAAGCGGTTCGCCGTCGTGATGGTCCCCGGTGTGGCCGCGACGGCCGCGATAGGCGTCGGGCTCGCCCAGGGCGCGCTCGCCGCGTCGTTCGCCGTCTCCGGCCAGGAGTTCAAGGTCACGGCGGAGTACCTCGACGGCCGCGGGTTCGCCCAGTACGGCGGCGTCGACATGGGGTACGCGAACGTCAAGGAAGGTGACCAGGTCGTCCCGCGGCCGGTCGCGATCTCGACGTTCAAGAACGCCAGGATCACCAACATGTGCCAGTCGGTGGTCACGCCGGACGTCCCGGTCTTCGGCAAGATCACGCTGAAGCTGAAGGCCGGCGAGGACCCGAAGAACCCGGTCGTCGCGGAGAACCTGTACCTCGACGTCACGGATCTGAAGGCCGACGCCGAGTTCGACAACATCGACATCGGCATGGCGGCCAAGGACACCGGCCAGGGCGGCAAGTTCGCCAAGGGCCCGGTCGTCAAGGACCACAACATCAACCAGAACGGCTTCGCCCAGCAGGCGACCCGTGCCCAGCTCCGCAACGTCGAGCAGAGGGCGTGGGCGACCACGGCCGCGTCCTTCAAGCTGAGCGGTCTCAGCATGAAGCTGCTCAAGGGCGACGGCCCGGGCGTCGAGTGCTACTGA
- a CDS encoding DUF6114 domain-containing protein, with amino-acid sequence MSAESPEQNEHYVRVLRRRFRDWRGSRPFWAGLFTLLGGIPIAYFPYASLQLGQMTLSMATTTGAGALIIGGLLVTLGLTMWYQQAVRIFAGVAAILLALVSIPVANLGGFVIGFLMALVGGALSIAWAPGRPEDEPEHDLRPRADDPLEPFHARTYDTETTVDANGGRNSAG; translated from the coding sequence ATGAGCGCCGAGTCGCCGGAGCAGAACGAGCACTACGTCCGCGTCCTCAGGAGGCGGTTCCGTGACTGGCGGGGCAGCCGGCCGTTCTGGGCGGGCCTCTTCACCCTGCTGGGTGGAATCCCCATCGCCTACTTCCCGTACGCGAGTCTCCAACTCGGGCAGATGACCCTTTCGATGGCGACGACCACGGGCGCCGGAGCACTGATCATCGGGGGGCTGCTGGTCACCCTCGGCCTGACCATGTGGTACCAGCAGGCCGTACGCATCTTCGCGGGCGTCGCCGCCATCCTCCTCGCCCTCGTCTCCATCCCGGTGGCGAACCTGGGCGGTTTCGTCATCGGTTTCCTCATGGCCCTCGTCGGTGGAGCGCTCTCCATCGCCTGGGCGCCCGGCCGGCCGGAGGACGAGCCGGAACACGACCTGCGGCCCCGCGCGGACGACCCGCTGGAGCCGTTCCACGCACGCACGTACGACACCGAGACGACTGTCGACGCCAACGGCGGGAGGAACAGTGCGGGGTGA
- the pyk gene encoding pyruvate kinase has product MRRSKIVCTLGPAVDSYEQLKALIEAGMNVARFNMSHGTHAEHEERYHRLREAVEDTGRAVGVLADLQGPKIRLETFAEGPVELVRGDEFTITTEDVPGDKSVCGTTYKGLPGDVAKGDQILINDGNVELKVLEVDGARVRTIVIEGGVVSDHKGINLPGAAVNVPALSEKDVEDLRFALRMGCDMVALSFVRNAGDVKDVHRVMDEVGRRVPVIAKVEKPQAVANMQDVVMAFDGVMVARGDLAVEYPLEKVPMVQKRLIELCRRNAKPVIVATQMMESMITNSRPTRAEASDVANAILDGADAVMLSAESSVGAYPIETVRTMSKIVVAAEEELLSKGLQPLVPGKKPRTQGGSVARAAAEIADFLHGKALIAFTQSGDTARRLSRYRATQPILAFTTDAATRNQLTLSWGVESFVVPHVDNTDAMVDLVDAELLKLQRYNPGDTMVITAGSPPGVPGTTNMVRVHHLGGPETD; this is encoded by the coding sequence ATGCGCCGTTCCAAAATCGTCTGCACACTGGGCCCCGCCGTCGACTCCTACGAGCAGCTGAAAGCGCTCATCGAGGCCGGCATGAACGTGGCCCGTTTCAACATGAGCCACGGAACCCACGCTGAGCACGAGGAGCGGTACCACCGCCTCCGCGAAGCGGTCGAGGACACGGGCCGCGCCGTCGGCGTGCTGGCCGACCTCCAGGGCCCGAAGATCCGGCTGGAGACCTTCGCCGAGGGCCCGGTCGAGCTCGTGCGGGGTGACGAGTTCACCATCACCACCGAGGACGTCCCCGGCGACAAGTCCGTCTGCGGCACCACGTACAAGGGGCTGCCCGGCGACGTCGCCAAGGGCGACCAGATCCTGATCAACGACGGCAACGTCGAGCTGAAGGTCCTGGAGGTGGACGGCGCCCGCGTCCGGACCATCGTCATCGAGGGCGGTGTCGTCTCCGACCACAAGGGCATCAACCTGCCGGGCGCGGCGGTGAACGTCCCGGCGCTCTCCGAGAAGGACGTCGAGGACCTGCGGTTCGCGCTGCGCATGGGCTGCGACATGGTCGCGCTCTCCTTCGTGCGCAACGCCGGCGACGTCAAGGACGTCCACCGCGTGATGGACGAGGTGGGCCGTCGCGTCCCGGTCATCGCCAAGGTCGAGAAGCCGCAGGCCGTCGCCAACATGCAGGACGTCGTCATGGCGTTCGACGGCGTGATGGTGGCGCGCGGCGACCTGGCCGTCGAGTACCCGCTCGAAAAGGTCCCGATGGTGCAGAAGCGGCTCATCGAGCTGTGCCGCCGCAACGCCAAGCCGGTGATCGTGGCGACCCAGATGATGGAGTCGATGATCACCAACTCGCGCCCGACCCGCGCCGAGGCGTCCGACGTCGCGAACGCGATCCTGGACGGCGCCGACGCCGTGATGCTGTCGGCCGAGTCGTCCGTGGGCGCCTACCCCATCGAGACGGTCCGGACGATGTCGAAGATCGTCGTGGCGGCGGAGGAGGAGCTGCTCTCCAAGGGCCTCCAGCCGCTGGTGCCCGGCAAGAAGCCCCGTACGCAGGGCGGTTCGGTGGCCCGCGCGGCCGCCGAGATCGCCGACTTCCTGCACGGCAAGGCCCTGATCGCCTTCACCCAGTCCGGTGACACCGCCCGCCGGCTGTCCCGCTACCGCGCGACGCAGCCCATCCTGGCCTTCACCACGGACGCCGCCACCCGCAACCAGCTCACCCTGAGCTGGGGCGTCGAGTCCTTTGTCGTCCCGCACGTCGACAACACCGACGCGATGGTCGACCTGGTCGACGCGGAGCTGCTGAAGCTCCAGCGGTACAACCCCGGCGACACCATGGTCATCACCGCCGGCTCGCCCCCCGGCGTCCCCGGCACCACGAACATGGTCCGCGTCCACCACCTGGGCGGTCCGGAGACCGACTGA